A single region of the Candidatus Eisenbacteria bacterium genome encodes:
- a CDS encoding DUF4215 domain-containing protein has protein sequence MKTPIGALALVLLAATGASAAPLVRPDPHAPRALARDRAQRLVVDAGALAELRGKRSAILDDFPLGRDGTATLDVHRVEPFGPDTRVEEVTPSGVQQVPLPDEVYFAGQVRGDDASRVLLIAAADGVRGFVVRGDQTYPFGPDAAGHHRVYAMRDVDPAQHPAPRDFCANDLHPERPELSVPVLRNRAVVPLVPVHSTTLLEAQVAIDTDTELRSKFGSRNAELSYLTSLLAAANVIYERDVNVRLRFSYVRIWSGSDPWTATDTVDSLDEVQAYWLNPGNDMDTVAGAHDMVHFISGKPVTGGVAYLSAVCDHTYGFGVSQVFGSFNVSDPNAIWDVLVVTHELGHNVGTPHTHCYSPPLDQCYNGEPGCYSGPESVPPGGGTIMSYCHLLAPGLPNVNLLFGPTVSATIRSTVESASCMTAATSCGDGTLDPGEQCDDGNFISGDGCSSACQLETTCGNHVIDPGEQCDDGNTVAGDGCSDTCQYETVCGDGIKEGIEECDDGNTVAADGCSPTCHLEICGNAILDPGETCDDGNTSGNDGCTPTCHHEPLCGDGALDPGEECDDGNKKSDDGCDKSCHLEPCQVLIPHQTTWAPAKIVATPSRFSLRARFGVSSSVFDPATVANAGVRIMVDGVSGTRAVDVTVPGGGGWNANAARARYRNPGGTAGGVRGIVIRGKEQGVTTIDLKLTSQGGAVPSLDDVPPTVTVLLGGDAGGPVGACGHYAFPGALCVKRGKRLVCK, from the coding sequence GGGCTCTCGCTCGCGATCGCGCGCAGCGCCTGGTGGTCGACGCCGGCGCGCTCGCCGAGCTGCGCGGCAAGCGCTCGGCCATCCTCGACGACTTCCCGCTCGGTCGCGACGGCACGGCGACGCTCGACGTCCATCGCGTCGAGCCGTTCGGACCCGACACGCGGGTGGAAGAAGTGACGCCGAGCGGCGTGCAGCAGGTGCCGCTCCCCGACGAGGTCTACTTCGCGGGGCAGGTGCGCGGCGACGACGCGTCCCGCGTGCTCCTCATCGCGGCGGCCGACGGCGTGCGCGGCTTCGTCGTGCGCGGCGACCAGACCTATCCCTTCGGACCCGACGCTGCCGGGCACCATCGCGTCTACGCCATGCGCGACGTCGACCCTGCGCAGCATCCGGCCCCGCGCGACTTCTGCGCCAACGATCTCCATCCGGAGCGCCCGGAGCTCTCCGTGCCCGTGCTCCGCAATCGCGCCGTCGTGCCGCTCGTGCCCGTGCACTCGACGACGCTGCTCGAAGCCCAGGTCGCGATCGACACCGATACCGAGCTGCGCTCGAAGTTCGGCAGCCGCAACGCGGAGCTGAGCTACCTGACGTCGCTCCTCGCCGCCGCCAACGTCATCTACGAGCGCGACGTGAACGTGCGCCTGAGGTTCAGCTACGTGCGCATCTGGTCGGGCAGCGATCCGTGGACCGCCACCGACACGGTCGACTCGCTCGACGAGGTGCAGGCCTACTGGCTCAACCCGGGCAACGACATGGACACGGTCGCCGGGGCGCACGACATGGTCCACTTCATCTCCGGCAAGCCCGTGACCGGTGGCGTCGCGTACCTGAGCGCCGTGTGCGACCACACGTACGGCTTCGGGGTCTCGCAGGTGTTCGGCAGCTTCAACGTGTCCGACCCGAACGCCATCTGGGACGTGCTCGTCGTCACGCACGAGCTCGGCCACAACGTCGGCACGCCGCACACACACTGCTACAGCCCGCCGCTCGACCAGTGCTACAACGGCGAGCCCGGCTGCTACAGTGGCCCCGAGAGCGTCCCGCCCGGTGGCGGCACGATCATGAGCTACTGCCACCTCCTGGCGCCGGGCCTGCCGAACGTGAACCTGCTGTTCGGCCCCACCGTCAGCGCGACGATCCGCAGCACGGTCGAGTCCGCGTCGTGCATGACGGCCGCGACCTCGTGCGGCGACGGCACGCTCGATCCGGGCGAGCAGTGCGACGACGGCAACTTCATCTCCGGCGACGGCTGCTCGTCGGCCTGTCAGCTCGAGACGACCTGCGGCAACCACGTGATCGATCCCGGCGAGCAGTGCGACGACGGCAACACCGTCGCCGGCGACGGGTGCTCGGACACCTGTCAGTACGAGACCGTGTGCGGCGACGGCATCAAGGAGGGCATCGAGGAGTGCGACGATGGCAACACCGTCGCCGCCGACGGCTGCTCCCCGACCTGCCACCTCGAGATCTGCGGCAACGCCATCCTCGATCCGGGCGAGACGTGCGACGACGGCAACACCTCGGGCAACGACGGCTGCACGCCCACGTGCCATCACGAGCCGCTGTGCGGCGACGGCGCGCTCGATCCGGGCGAGGAGTGCGACGACGGCAACAAGAAGAGCGACGACGGCTGCGACAAGAGCTGCCACCTGGAGCCCTGCCAGGTCCTGATCCCGCACCAGACGACGTGGGCGCCGGCGAAGATCGTCGCGACCCCGAGCCGCTTCTCGCTGCGCGCGCGCTTCGGCGTCTCGTCGAGCGTCTTCGATCCGGCCACGGTCGCGAACGCGGGCGTGCGGATCATGGTCGACGGCGTCAGCGGCACGCGCGCGGTCGACGTGACGGTCCCGGGCGGCGGCGGATGGAACGCGAACGCGGCGCGTGCCCGCTACCGCAATCCCGGTGGCACCGCAGGCGGGGTGCGCGGAATCGTCATCCGTGGCAAGGAGCAGGGCGTCACCACGATCGACCTCAAGCTGACCAGCCAGGGCGGCGCCGTCCCGAGCCTCGACGACGTCCCGCCCACCGTGACGGTGCTGCTCGGCGGCGACGCGGGCGGTCCCGTCGGCGCCTGCGGCCACTACGCCTTCCCCGGCGCCCTGTGCGTCAAGCGCGGCAAGCGCCTGGTCTGCAAGTAG